The Fragaria vesca subsp. vesca linkage group LG2, FraVesHawaii_1.0, whole genome shotgun sequence genome includes a window with the following:
- the LOC101298193 gene encoding flavin-containing monooxygenase YUCCA4-like has translation MGSCKDPKPNCEFVEGPIIVGAGPSGLAVAACLSNHGVPSLILEKSNCIASLWQHKTYDRLKLHLPKQFCQLPLMGFPEDFPKYPTKQQFINYMESYASHFSIKPSFNQAVQNAAFDSASGHWRVQTQDFEYISRWLIVATGENAEPVIPDIHGIDKFKGLIRHTSLYKTGKDFRNQRVLVIGCGNSGMEVSLDLCRNNATPHMVVRNTVHVLPREMFGFSTFQIAMTLLKWIPVKLVDRILLLVASLTLGNTDQLGLRRPKTGPIELKAATGKTPVLDVGALSLIKSGKIKVVENVKEITINGAKFMNGQEKEFDSIILATGYKSNVPTWLKGCDFFTKEGMPRAPCPSCWKGSDGLYTVGFSRKGLSGTAYDAVEIAKDIADHWKTSKDCKGSVASCDSHVILLK, from the exons ATGGGTTCTTGCAAAGACCCGAAACCTAATTGTGAGTTCGTCGAAGGGCCTATAATCGTAGGTGCAGGACCATCTGGTCTCGCAGTAGCTGCTTGCTTATCCAACCATGGCGTCCCTTCTCTGATTCTTGAGAAAAGCAACTGCATAGCTTCTCTATGGCAGCACAAGACTTACGACCGACTCAAACTTCATCTACCTAAACAGTTTTGCCAGCTTCCTCTAATGGGGTTCCCTGAAGACTTCCCAAAATACCCAACAAAGCAACAGTTCATTAACTACATGGAGTCCTATGCTTCCCACTTCTCAATCAAGCCGAGCTTCAACCAGGCCGTCCAAAACGCTGCGTTTGATTCGGCTTCGGGGCATTGGAGGGTTCAGACCCAAGATTTTGAGTACATTTCCCGGTGGCTTATTGTGGCCACCGGAGAAAATGCCGAGCCGGTGATTCCCGATATTCATGGGATTGACAAGTTTAAAGGTCTAATTCGTCATACCAGTTTGTACAAAACTGGCAAAGATTTCAGAAATCAAAGGGTTTTGGTTATTGGGTGTGGGAATTCTGGTATGGAAGTCAGCTTAGACCTTTGCAGAAACAATGCAACCCCTCATATGGTTGTTAGGAACACT GTTCATGTTCTACCAAGGGAGATGTTTGGCTTCTCAACCTTTCAGATAGCAATGACACTTCTTAAATGGATTCCGGTAAAACTCGTGGACCGGATCCTTCTTCTGGTAGCTAGTTTGACTCTCGGCAACACAGATCAATTGGGCCTCCGCCGGCCTAAGACCGGTCCAATCGAGCTCAAAGCCGCCACCGGAAAGACCCCGGTGCTTGATGTTGGAGCATTGTCACTAATAAAATCCGGCAAAATAAAG GTGGTGGAAAATGTGAAGGAGATAACAATCAATGGAGCCAAATTTATGAATGGACAAGAAAAGGAGTTTGATTCTATAATCCTGGCAACTGGATACAAGAGCAATGTTCCTACTTGGCTCAAG GGTTGTGATTTTTTCACCAAAGAAGGAATGCCCCGAGCCCCTTGTCCTAGCTGTTGGAAAGGAAGTGATGGACTTTACACGGTCGGCTTCTCCAGAAAAGGCCTCTCCGGAACGGCATACGACGCCGTCGAGATAGCAAAAGACATTGCTGACCACTGGAAGACAAGCAAAGACTGCAAGGGTAGTGTTGCTTCTTGTGATTCTCATGTCATCCTACTCAAATGA